The following are from one region of the Bradyrhizobium septentrionale genome:
- a CDS encoding DUF3024 domain-containing protein — protein MNAALMRKVKTGLIPHPNELDRKRIQRGLSSRKRYLYVSPNVTPVRGGYLIESACCSRNIDKDGGLIDVALILYDAVGGIWKLFCKNHAKGIWEFYSLYHRLTSAIDELNTDPERLFWQ, from the coding sequence ATGAATGCCGCGCTGATGAGGAAGGTAAAGACGGGGCTGATTCCTCACCCGAACGAACTCGATCGCAAGCGGATCCAGCGCGGCTTGAGTTCGCGCAAGCGTTATCTGTATGTTTCACCGAACGTGACGCCGGTGAGGGGTGGCTATCTCATCGAGAGCGCCTGTTGCTCGCGCAATATCGATAAGGATGGCGGTCTGATTGATGTTGCCTTGATTCTTTATGATGCCGTGGGTGGGATCTGGAAGCTGTTTTGCAAGAACCACGCAAAGGGAATCTGGGAGTTTTACAGCCTTTACCACCGTCTGACTTCAGCAATCGACGAATTGAACACCGATCCGGAACGTCTGTTCTGGCAATGA
- a CDS encoding nitrogen fixation protein NifZ, whose amino-acid sequence MSNIVRDSDVVELSGPPVFSFGEKVRANRTIRNDGTYPGKQVGDILVSKGEVGYVVSIGTFLQQFYIYGVEFLETGYRVGMKRKELEPVDTCEETDDLPLPEEAVS is encoded by the coding sequence ATGAGCAACATCGTTCGCGACAGCGACGTCGTCGAGCTCAGCGGGCCGCCTGTCTTCAGCTTTGGCGAAAAGGTACGAGCCAATCGCACCATCCGCAATGATGGCACCTATCCCGGCAAGCAGGTTGGCGACATTCTGGTCTCGAAGGGAGAGGTGGGTTACGTCGTCTCGATCGGCACGTTCCTGCAGCAATTCTACATTTACGGGGTCGAGTTTCTGGAAACGGGCTACCGAGTTGGCATGAAGCGCAAGGAGCTCGAGCCGGTGGACACGTGCGAGGAGACCGATGATCTGCCATTGCCGGAAGAGGCTGTGTCATGA
- a CDS encoding DegT/DnrJ/EryC1/StrS family aminotransferase codes for MELAAHPLDSADSVEANPSFIPLSDPDITLAELSAVETLLCSPQISNGRTTEAFEHAFAAYLGRKYAVAVSSGTIGLLLALKALGIESGQEVIASPYSFRETVHAISLAGVRVVFSDIDYWSGTLVPAKAEERITANTRAIVASNSNGHPAPWSELRAIAQRHQLPLLEDSTEAIGSSYKGELVGRFGDLAVFDFAQPLAISCGEGAMVVTDDIDIAVSLRRYCAHRLDERSSVVVSATAPYQARMSDLTAALGLAQLKRLNESLERRRLVEQLYNAHMQSFGGIKPPYVGPHVTEVNWMLYLVHLGTRFTRSGRDVIVDDLRAAKIESAAYSHPLHLQRHYFDLGYRRGDFPVAEKIADRALALPFHTHPTNDKVEFIVETTKDASINVGAGAAIY; via the coding sequence ATTGAACTCGCAGCGCACCCCCTGGATAGCGCGGATAGTGTTGAGGCAAATCCATCCTTTATTCCACTGTCCGATCCCGATATCACCTTAGCCGAGCTCTCTGCCGTGGAAACATTGCTATGTTCACCGCAAATCTCCAATGGACGTACCACTGAGGCGTTCGAGCACGCTTTCGCAGCGTATCTTGGCCGCAAATATGCCGTTGCCGTATCAAGCGGCACCATCGGGCTCCTGCTTGCGCTCAAGGCGCTCGGGATCGAATCAGGGCAGGAAGTCATCGCCTCGCCCTATTCCTTTCGCGAGACGGTCCATGCCATCAGTCTCGCAGGCGTACGGGTGGTATTTTCCGACATCGACTATTGGTCGGGAACATTGGTCCCAGCAAAGGCCGAGGAACGCATCACGGCAAACACGCGGGCGATTGTCGCCAGCAATTCCAACGGTCATCCGGCGCCATGGTCGGAATTGCGTGCGATTGCCCAACGCCATCAGCTACCGCTTTTGGAGGATTCCACCGAGGCGATCGGATCGAGCTATAAGGGCGAGCTCGTCGGCAGGTTTGGCGACCTGGCGGTATTCGACTTTGCTCAGCCCCTGGCCATAAGTTGCGGCGAAGGCGCCATGGTCGTGACCGATGATATCGATATCGCGGTTAGCTTGCGTCGGTATTGCGCCCATCGACTGGACGAACGCTCCTCCGTTGTCGTCAGTGCCACCGCACCTTACCAGGCTCGTATGAGCGATCTCACCGCGGCTTTGGGGTTGGCACAGCTCAAGCGTCTCAACGAAAGCCTGGAGCGTCGCCGGTTGGTCGAGCAGCTCTACAACGCGCATATGCAATCATTTGGAGGCATCAAACCGCCTTACGTTGGCCCCCATGTGACCGAGGTGAACTGGATGCTCTATCTCGTCCATCTAGGGACGCGCTTCACGCGATCCGGCCGTGACGTCATTGTCGATGATCTGCGTGCCGCCAAGATTGAATCCGCCGCCTATAGCCATCCATTGCATTTGCAACGTCACTATTTTGATCTCGGCTATCGGCGGGGCGATTTCCCGGTTGCGGAAAAGATCGCCGATCGCGCCCTGGCGCTGCCGTTTCACACCCATCCCACGAACGACAAGGTCGAATTTATCGTCGAAACCACGAAAGATGCGTCGATCAATGTGGGCGCGGGTGCAGCGATCTACTAA
- a CDS encoding Rieske (2Fe-2S) protein encodes MSEGIIGNLLSDQIEVFAVCLADAIERTGAKGFSLSRIDASGECRPFLIIVLRTFGNDYFGYVNRCPHDSAWLNIGSGEFFSPDRSFLRCGRHGARFEIDTGVCIDGPCNGQALEPVALTVIDGDVCLRGVKLLADDRRADLFEDSGETMDVMIHPD; translated from the coding sequence ATGAGCGAAGGTATAATCGGCAACCTGCTGAGCGATCAGATCGAGGTATTCGCCGTATGTCTCGCTGATGCTATCGAGCGGACTGGCGCCAAGGGCTTTAGCCTGTCGCGGATCGATGCTAGCGGCGAGTGCCGGCCGTTTCTAATTATTGTGCTGCGCACTTTCGGGAACGATTATTTCGGGTATGTCAACCGTTGTCCGCATGACAGTGCCTGGCTCAACATCGGCTCCGGCGAGTTTTTCTCTCCAGATCGCTCCTTTCTCAGATGCGGACGGCATGGTGCGAGATTCGAGATCGACACTGGGGTATGCATCGATGGGCCCTGCAACGGACAAGCGCTTGAGCCGGTCGCACTCACCGTGATAGATGGTGACGTCTGCCTGCGCGGCGTCAAGCTGCTGGCGGATGATCGGCGTGCCGACCTATTCGAGGACAGCGGCGAAACCATGGATG